A segment of the Fuscovulum ytuae genome:
GCAAGTTGCGGGTGGGATCGGTGCATTACACCATCTGGTGCGATGATGCGGGCCATCTTCTTGATGACGGCACCCTTTTCCGGTTGGCCGAGAACCGCTTTCGCCTGTGCTGTCAGGAACGCCACCTCCCTTGGCTGCTGGACAGCGCATATGGCTTCGACGTCACCGTGACGGAAGAAACCGACGAGATCGCCGCCCTGTCTCTGCAAGGCCCCACCTCGGCCGAAATACTTCGCCGCGCTGGGTTCGATATCGACACCCTCAAACCCTTTCGCCTAACGGACCTACCCTTCGCGCAAGGCCGCCTGATGATCTCGCGCACCGGCTTTACCGGCGATCTGGGCTATGAACTTTGGACAACGCCCGACCTCGCGCTTGCGCTTTGGGATCACCTGATGCAGGCGGGCGCATTATATGGCCTGCGTCCGATCGGGTCCGACGCGCTGAATATCGCGCGGCTTGAGGCCGGGTTCATCATCACGGGCTACGACTTCATCCCCGCCCATGTCTGCCTGCGCGAAGATCGGTTGCGCAGCCCGCTCGACATGGGTCTGGGCTGGCTGATCGATTGGGACAAGGGCCATTTTACAGGACGGAACGCCTTGCTGAAACAGCGCGCGAAAGGCCCGAAATGGGCCTTTGTCGGGCTGGAAATCGAAGGCAACATCCCCGCCGATGGCGCAATTCTTTACCGTGCGCAAAAGCATGAGGCCGGCGTGGTGACCGGGGCTTGCTGGTCCCCCACCCTGAAACGCAACATTGCGCTGGCACAGGTTCAGGCTGATCTGGTGAAAAGTTCCGATCTATGGGCAGAAATCTATGCCCTGCGCGAGTTGCATTATGCCAAGATGATGATGCGCGCCCGGGTGGTGGACCGTCCCTTCTACAGCCCCGCCCGCCGCACCCAGACCCCGCCTGCGAGGTTCTGATGGGACAGGAAGACCGCCATCCGCTTTCCCCCCGCCTCGGGCATTGTCCGGCAGGTCTCCCCCGCTCGGCCTATCTGGATGCGGGTTGGCTCGAACGTGAAATGGCCAGCATTTTTGCCCGCCACTGGGTCATGGTTGGTCGGGTGTCCGATTTCACCCCCGGCAGGATGCGGCGGGTGACAGTGGGCAATGCCCCGGTGATCGTTGCAAGAACGGCAGATGGTGGCATCGCGGCCTATCACAATTCCTGCCCTCATCGCGGATCGGAACTCTGCCGCGCCGAGGTGGAAGAGATCGGCCGCCTGATCCGCTGCCCCTATCACGCCTTCGCCTATGCCGCCGAGGATGGCCGCCTTGTCGCCACGGGCCATGCCCGCCCCACGGCGGATTTCGACCGCGCGGCCCATGGACTGCGCGACGTGGCGCATCAGGTTTGGAACGGCTTTCTCTTCCTGTCGCTGTCCACGAATCCGCCGCCCCTACATGCCGACGTGCCGCTGTCCACGCTGGACAATTGGCCCATGGCCAGCCTTGTCACCGGGCATCGCTGGCAGGCCGACATCGAATGCAACTGGAAAACATTCTGGGAAAATTATTCCGAATGCCTGCATTGCCCCGGCATCCACCCAGAGCTTTGCGATATGGTTCCCGTCTATGCCCGTGGCATCATGGGCGTGACCGAGGCGCATGACTGGCAACCCGACCACCCCACCCAGCCCAATCTACGACCGGGCGCCCAGACATGGACGGCAGACGGCGCGCTTTGCGCCCCCCCCTTCCCCGGTCTTTCCGATGCCGAACGCGCCGTGGGTTATACTTTTGTCACCCTCTGGCCTACGGCCTATGTCGTGGCCCATGCCGATTACGTCCGTTCCGTCCGCATCGAACCTCTGGCACCCGAACGCACCCGGCTGACCGCCGAATGGCATTTTGCGCCAGAGGCGCTGCCAAAACTCGATCCCGCTGCCGTCGCGGCCTTTGCCATCACGGTTTTGGAACAGGATGGCCATGCCGCTGAAATGAACCAGCGTGGCATGCGCTCTCCTGCCTTCAACGCCGCGCGCCTGATGCCCGAAGAATACGAGATTCACAATTTTCATCGCTGGATTCTATCTGAAATGGAGGATCGCCCATGACCGATCTGCCCTATGCCACCCTGCCCATCCCCAATGACTGGGATCGTCGCGGCCTGCCCGCTTGGGCCTATCACTCGCCCGCGCTCTTTGATCTGGAGCGCGACCATGTGTTCCTGAACCACTGGCAAATCGTCGGGCATGAATGCGACATTCCTGATCCGGGCGATTGGCTGTCCTTCGACCTGCTTGGTGAACGGGCCGTCATCATGCGCGGGGCAGATGGCGTGGTGCGGGCCTTCCACAACCTTTGTCGCCATCGCGGCGCGCGCGTGGTGGATGGCGTTGAAGGCAATTGCAAAGGCGCCATCGTCTGCCCCTTCCATGGCTGGGTCTATAACCTTGACGGCACGCTGCGTGGGGCCGCTCGCCCCTCCACCTTTGGCGAGATGAAGCGCGAAGATTTCGGCCTAAAGCCCATCGAATTGTCCATCGCCCATGGCTTCCTCTTCATCCGGTTCAAGCCGGGGCCACAGCCTGCGGTCAGTGACCTTCTGGCCCCCTTCGCCGTTGATTTCGACGCCTATCGGATGACCGAGCTTCTGCCCGTCAACACCCCGGACTGGACAACCGAATTGCCGGTGAACTGGAAATCGGTGCGCGACGTGGACAATGAAGGCTATCACGTCGCCCTCGCCCATCCCGCGCTGCAAGAACTCTATGGCCGCACCTATCGCGATCACCAATTGGAAAACGGCCTGTCGATGTCCATTGGCTGGTACGGCGATGCACCGGGGCGGGGCTGGTCGGTTCGGCAATATGTCCGGCATTCACCCGAACGGACCGACCTGCCGCCGCATCTGCAAAAGGCATGGACCTATTACGGCATCTTCCCCAGCATCGTCTTTTCCATGACACCGGAAGGGGTGCAGTTCTATCAGGACATTCCCCTGTCTGTGGGCCACACCCGCCTTACAGGTCGCACCTATCGTTGGGCGAACGAAAGCCGCGAAACCCGGCTCGCGCGGTATTTGGCAATGCGCATCGACCGCGCCACTTCGGCCGAGGATCAGCAGCTTTCCATCTGGTCGAACGAGTCGATGAAATCGCAATCCTTCGAAGGTTTTCACCTCTCGGATCTCGAATACGGTCTGCGCCGCCACCATGACAGCCTGCGCGCCTTGCTGCCTATCCTTACGGTCGAGGACACGCCCGAAGAAAGCCAGATACCGGCACTGAATGCACAAATGGCTTGCCGGAATCACCCCCCGGCGTAAGCTGACCTCAATGATACAAATGAACAACAGGGAGAAAGCCATGAAACTGACCCGTCGCAGCACCCTTCTCGGCATGAGCGCTACGCTGTCGGCCCCCTTTGTTCGCCCCTCTTGGGCGCAAGGCGGGGTCGTAAATGTGTATAATTGGTCCGACTATATCGGCGAAACCACGCTGGCCGATTTCACCGCCGAAACCGGGGTTGAGGTGGTCTATGACCTCTATGCCAGCGCCGAAGAAATGCAGGCCAAACTTCTTGCCGGCTCAACAGGTTATGATGTCGTGCTGCATTCCGGTCAGGGCTTGCCCCGCTCGATTCAGGCAGGCGTTCTGCAAAAGATCGACAAATCGAAACTGACGGGCTGGGGCAATCTCGACACCGAAATCCTGCGGATCGGCGAAACCTACGATCCGGGCTATGACTACTGCGTTCCCTATATGTGGGGATCGGTCGGCATGACCTATAATCTCGATCTGGTAAAGGAACGCTTGCCCGACGCGGACCTGAATTCGCTAGACACGCTTCTGAACCCGGAAAATGCGGCAGCCTTGGCAGATTGCGGCATCTCGCTGCTCGACAGCCCGAATGACATCGGCTTCATGATCCTCAGCCATCTTGGGATCGACCCCAATACCGCAGGCCCGGACGAATGGGCCAAACTCGTCGAAGCGGTGCGCCCCATCCGCGATTACATCGCGACCTTCGACAATTCGAACTACCTCAGCGGCATTCCAAATGGCGAACTTTGCGCCGTCAACACATGGTCGGGCGATTACGGGGTGGCCAAGGCCCGCGGTGCCGAAGCAGGGATCGAATTGAACCTCGGCTACTTCATCCCGCGCACAGGTTCACCGGCATGGTTCGATGTCTGGGCCGTGCCATCGGATTCCCGCAACGTCGAAAACGCCCATCTCTTCATGGATTATATGCTACGGCCAGAAGTGATCGCCGCTTGCACCAACTTCACCGGCTATGCCAGCGCGAACAAAGCGGCGCTTCCCTTCGTCGATCCGGCCATCGCCGCCGATCCCGCGGTCTATCCCGATAGCGAGGCGTTGGCGCGCATGTATACTCCGCTCCCGCAGACCGAACAGCAGGAAACAGACCTGAACCGTGCTTGGACCATGATCAAAACGGGCGGCTGATCATGCCGGTGGATGCGCCCAATGCGGGCGAACCCTTTCTTCGGATCGAAGGGGTATCAAAGACCTTCGGCACTTTTCAGGCGGTCAAGAACGTCTCCCTCACCGTCGAGAAGGGCGAGATTTTCTCCCTCCTCGGCGGGTCGGGCTGCGGCAAGACCACGCTGTTGCGGATGCTTGCAGGGTTCGAAGAACCTACCGCGGGCCGCATCTTCCTTGACGGGCGCGATATGGCGGGCGTTCCCCCGTGGTCGCGCCCCGTCCACATGATGTTCCAAAGCTATGCGCTTTTTCCCCATATGACCGTGGAAAAGAACATCGCTTACGGGCTGAAGCACGAAACCATGTCAGCCTCGGCCCGCGCGGACCGGGTGCGCGAGATGCTTGATCTCGTGCAGCTCACCTCTTTCGCAAACCGCAAACCGCACCAGATTTCGGGGGGTCAACGCCAGCGTGTCGCCTTGGCACGCGCCTTAGCCCGGCAACCCAAATTGCTTCTCCTTGACGAACCCTTGGCCGCGCTTGACAAGAAATTGCGCGAACATACGCAATTCGAACTGATGTCGATCCAGCAAAGGACGGGCGTCACCTTCATCGTCGTGACCCACGATCAGGAAGAGGCGATGACCCTGTCCGACCGCATCGCCGTGATGGACAAGGGCGAGGTGCGGCAGGTCGGCAGCCCGACCGAGATTTATGAATTCCCGAACAGTCGTTTTGTTGCGGGTTTCATCGGATCTATCAACACGTTCGACGCCACAGTCACCGCCCGTGATGACGGCCATTTGCACCTGTCCCTGCCCGCTTTGGGGGTGAATGTGACGGCCCGCGACGTGCCACATGTCACCCCGGGGCAAACTGTTACCCTTGCCATCCGCCCCGAAAAGATACGCATCAGCCGCGACACACCCGACGGCCCCAACGCGCTGCGTGGATCGGTGCGCGACCTTGCCTATTTCGGCAAGGACAGCCTTTACCGCATCGCCCTGCCGTCGGGCACGCTGGTGCAGGCCCATGCCGTCAATGCCCGGCGCGGCGATGAAGGCACGCGCGTGGCCGACTGGGACGATGCCGTCTGGCTGTCCTTCGACCCCGCCGCAGCCATCGTTTTGGCGGAATAGCCCAATGGCAGACCGCGCCCCCCAAACGAAATACATGGATCGCCGGGGCTGGTCGGACATCATCATCGGCGCACCCTATGTTTGGCTGGTGCTCTTCTTCCTTCTGCCCTTCCTCATCGTGGTCGGGATGAGCGTGGCGACCAAGACACCGACTGCGCCGCCCTTTTCCTTTGGCGGCGACTATCCCCTTATCAACCTGCAGGCCTATCAGCGCATCCTGACGGATGACCTTTATCTGCGGGCCTTCCTCACCTCGCTTGCCAACGCCGCCGTGGCGATGGTGCTGTGCCTTCTCCTTGGCTATCCCATGGCGCTTGCCCTGACACGGATGTCGCGCGGCTGGCGCAACGTCATGCTGATGTTGGTGATCCTGCCCTTCTGGACGTCGTTCCTGCTGCGTGTCTACGCATGGATGGGCCTGATGGGGCGCAACAGCTGGTTCAACCAGATGCTGACGGATTGGTGGAACTTCATCGTGCCCGTCGATTGGGCGGTGCGGTCCATCCCGATGATGAACAGCAATTTCGCCGTCGTGCTTGTGATGGTCTACACCTATCTGCCCTTCATGATCCTGCCGCTTTATGCCAGCCTCGAACGGCTCGACACCACGCTGGACGAGGCGGCGATGGACCTCGGCTCCACACCGGCGCAGGTCTTTCGCGATGTGACCCTGCCGCAATCCATCCCCGGCATCGTGGCAGGCGGCATGCTGGTCTTTATCCCGGCGGCGGGGGAATTGGTGATCCCCACACTCGTTGGCAATGCCTCAGACCCGATGATCGGGCGCATCATTTCCGACGAATTCGCCACAGCGCGCGACTGGCCCATGGCTTCGGCCGTGGCCGTGGCCCTGCTGGTGCTGATGGTGATCCCGACGATGATCTACACCCATTACCAAGGACGGGCGGAGGGCTCGAAATGAAGCGCAGCCCCGTCTTCCTGATCACGGTCCTCTGCTTTGGCTTTGCCTTCCTCTACATCCCGATCCTGTCGATGATCGTCTACAGCTTCAACGCCTCTCGCCTTGCCACGGTCTGGGGTGGCTTTTCGACGAAATGGTATGTCTCGCTTCTGTCCAACAAACAGGTGATGGATGCGCTGATCCTGTCGCTGAAGATCGCCGTCATCTCGGCCACCTTCGCCACCATCCTTGGCACCATGGCAGGCATCGCGCTGGCACGGTTCCGCAAATTCAAAGGCCGGGTGATCTTTTCCGGCCTTGTCACCGCACCGCTCATCATGCCCGAAGTCATCACCGGGATTTCCAGCCTGATCTTCTTCATCCTGCTCGCCGAATGGATCGGCTGGCCGGGTCAGCGCGGTTTCACCACCATCACGCTGGCGCATATCACCTTTTCCATGGTCTTCGTGACAACGATCGTGCAGGCCCGCATGATCCAAGCCGACCGTGCGATCGAAGAGGCGGCGATGGACCTCGGCTCGCGCCCTTGGCAGGTGCTGTTCGATGTGACATTGCCCGTCATCAGCCCTGCTATCCTGTCAGGCTGGCTTTTGGCTTTCACCATCTCGCTGGATGACGTGGTCATCACCACTTTCACCACCGGGCCGGGGGCCACCACGCTGCCTCTGCTGATCTGGTCTAAGGTCAAGCTGGGCGTCACCCCCGACATCAACGCGCTGGCCACGCTGATGGTGGTCACCGTAGGCCTTGGCGTCATCATTGCGGGCATCGTCCTCAACCGGGCCGAGGCGCGACGACTGGCCGATGAACGCATGGCCTATCGCAGCAATGACTGATCCACTTTCCCTGCTGCATGCGCCCTTGGGCGTGCCCGGATCAGGGCGCGTGCGCTACGGTGCGGCGATGGCGATGTATCGCGACGGTCACCTTACCGAACCGCAGCTCGAGGTCTATCGTGAAGCCTCCGCCCATGACGGACGCGATCCCGCCCCGATCCTTGCCGAACGCGGCCTGCCACCCGTACCGCAGGTCGCAGCATCAACGCCCATCCGCACCCTTTACGATGCCGCGCGCGACTACCTTTTGTCGCTCGCGCATCCCGGCGCAGCGGATGTTCGTTTGGGCCTGCCCACCGATCCGGGAACCGAAACCGCCCCCACCCCACTTCCCAACCCTGTGGTCGAGGCCTGGCTTGATCCCGCGCTTGCAGCCCTTTCTGCAACCCATCCTCTGCTGGCCCTATCGATCCGCCGCGCCAAGCCGCATCTGCACTGGGTGACATATGACGCCTATCCGCGCGCCCTGATCGGGGATGCCTTTCCCACCGGCCATGCTTTTGCCGCGCTTCGGGGCGAAGATGCCCCTTTCGCCGCGCAGGATTTCGAACTTGGCCTCTTCCTCATCGCGCCCGGCACGCTCTACCGCGACCACCACCATCCCGCGCCAGAACTTTATGCCCCGCTCACCGGCCCGCATGACTGGCGCTTTTCTCCGGGCACAGCGCTGCACCCGAAACCGGCCCATGATCCTGTCTGGAACCCGCCGCACCGACCACATCTGACCCGAACGGGGACGATCCCCTTCCTTGCCTTCTACGTCTGGACGCAGGATGTGAACCTGCCTGCCGAAGTCATCCCCGCCGACGATTGGCCCGCGCTGGAAGCTGCCGCTCATGCCTGACCTTCTCATCCACAATGCCCGCATCCGCACGATGGATGCCGCCAACCCCACCGCCGATTGGATCTTGATCCGCGATGGCCGTATCGCCGCCCTTGGCCACGGCACCCCGCCCGCTGCAGGCGAAAGAATGGATGCGCAAGGCCGCCTCATGCTGCCCGCCTTTCAAGACCCGCATATCCACCTTCTGTCAGGCGGGACAGACCTCGCCACGTCGGCCATGCTCTATGACGCGACGACGGAGGATGACCTCCTTGCCACGCTAAAGGCCCATTCGACGGCTCATCCCGACCTGCCGGTGGTGCTTGGCAGCGGCTGGCAGCCGGGGCTTTTTGGGGACCACAACCTCACTGCCACGCTGCTTGACAGCGTACTGCCCGACCGCCCGGCGGTGATCTATGACAGCTCCTTCCACAATGCCTGCCTCAACAGCACCGCATTGCAGATGGCCGGCATCACAGATGATACGCCCGATCCGCCCAACGGCCATATCCTGCGCGATTCCAAGGGACGCGCCACAGGCATGCTGCATGAAGAGGTCATTCCTTGGGCCGTCGCCCGCCTGCCGCAACTGACTGACGCGCATCTGCGGCAAGGTCTTCTCGCCGGGATGGCCCATGCCAATCGCCACGGGATCACCGGTGTCCTTGACCCCCGCGTGACGGAAACGGAAGACCGCATCTATGCCGCAGCCCTTGCCGCTGGCGATCTGACACTGCGTATCTGTGGCGCGGCCTTGGTGACAGAAGCAGATACGCCGGACTCCGCCACCACCCGCCTGTCCGCGCTGCGCGCCACCCGTCCGGGCCCGGACTATCACATCCATTCCGCGAAATTCTTTATGGACGGCGTCTTTGAAAACCGCACCGCCGCCTGCCTCGCCCCCTATGCCGATGGGCCCGGCGGCAATGCCCCCTGCATGTTTGGCGCTGCGGAAACCGACGCCCTTTTCACCGCCCTCGATGCCGCGCGCTTTGCCATTCATGTTCATGTCATCGGCGATGCCGCCACACGCCGCGCGCTGGACGGTCTCTCCGCCGCCCGTGCCGCGAATGGCTCTTGGCCTGCGCACCATCAACTCACCCATCTGCAACTCGTCCACCCTGAGGATG
Coding sequences within it:
- a CDS encoding aminomethyltransferase family protein; this translates as MNDLRHYETSLLPTPFHARTEAACKTHAWANWGGYRTVTTFEDLAMEHSAIRNAATLYDLCPMIKYRIEGPDALAFLDRLTPRHVGKLRVGSVHYTIWCDDAGHLLDDGTLFRLAENRFRLCCQERHLPWLLDSAYGFDVTVTEETDEIAALSLQGPTSAEILRRAGFDIDTLKPFRLTDLPFAQGRLMISRTGFTGDLGYELWTTPDLALALWDHLMQAGALYGLRPIGSDALNIARLEAGFIITGYDFIPAHVCLREDRLRSPLDMGLGWLIDWDKGHFTGRNALLKQRAKGPKWAFVGLEIEGNIPADGAILYRAQKHEAGVVTGACWSPTLKRNIALAQVQADLVKSSDLWAEIYALRELHYAKMMMRARVVDRPFYSPARRTQTPPARF
- a CDS encoding aromatic ring-hydroxylating oxygenase subunit alpha; this encodes MGQEDRHPLSPRLGHCPAGLPRSAYLDAGWLEREMASIFARHWVMVGRVSDFTPGRMRRVTVGNAPVIVARTADGGIAAYHNSCPHRGSELCRAEVEEIGRLIRCPYHAFAYAAEDGRLVATGHARPTADFDRAAHGLRDVAHQVWNGFLFLSLSTNPPPLHADVPLSTLDNWPMASLVTGHRWQADIECNWKTFWENYSECLHCPGIHPELCDMVPVYARGIMGVTEAHDWQPDHPTQPNLRPGAQTWTADGALCAPPFPGLSDAERAVGYTFVTLWPTAYVVAHADYVRSVRIEPLAPERTRLTAEWHFAPEALPKLDPAAVAAFAITVLEQDGHAAEMNQRGMRSPAFNAARLMPEEYEIHNFHRWILSEMEDRP
- a CDS encoding aromatic ring-hydroxylating oxygenase subunit alpha, producing MTDLPYATLPIPNDWDRRGLPAWAYHSPALFDLERDHVFLNHWQIVGHECDIPDPGDWLSFDLLGERAVIMRGADGVVRAFHNLCRHRGARVVDGVEGNCKGAIVCPFHGWVYNLDGTLRGAARPSTFGEMKREDFGLKPIELSIAHGFLFIRFKPGPQPAVSDLLAPFAVDFDAYRMTELLPVNTPDWTTELPVNWKSVRDVDNEGYHVALAHPALQELYGRTYRDHQLENGLSMSIGWYGDAPGRGWSVRQYVRHSPERTDLPPHLQKAWTYYGIFPSIVFSMTPEGVQFYQDIPLSVGHTRLTGRTYRWANESRETRLARYLAMRIDRATSAEDQQLSIWSNESMKSQSFEGFHLSDLEYGLRRHHDSLRALLPILTVEDTPEESQIPALNAQMACRNHPPA
- a CDS encoding polyamine ABC transporter substrate-binding protein; this translates as MKLTRRSTLLGMSATLSAPFVRPSWAQGGVVNVYNWSDYIGETTLADFTAETGVEVVYDLYASAEEMQAKLLAGSTGYDVVLHSGQGLPRSIQAGVLQKIDKSKLTGWGNLDTEILRIGETYDPGYDYCVPYMWGSVGMTYNLDLVKERLPDADLNSLDTLLNPENAAALADCGISLLDSPNDIGFMILSHLGIDPNTAGPDEWAKLVEAVRPIRDYIATFDNSNYLSGIPNGELCAVNTWSGDYGVAKARGAEAGIELNLGYFIPRTGSPAWFDVWAVPSDSRNVENAHLFMDYMLRPEVIAACTNFTGYASANKAALPFVDPAIAADPAVYPDSEALARMYTPLPQTEQQETDLNRAWTMIKTGG
- a CDS encoding ABC transporter ATP-binding protein, which translates into the protein MPVDAPNAGEPFLRIEGVSKTFGTFQAVKNVSLTVEKGEIFSLLGGSGCGKTTLLRMLAGFEEPTAGRIFLDGRDMAGVPPWSRPVHMMFQSYALFPHMTVEKNIAYGLKHETMSASARADRVREMLDLVQLTSFANRKPHQISGGQRQRVALARALARQPKLLLLDEPLAALDKKLREHTQFELMSIQQRTGVTFIVVTHDQEEAMTLSDRIAVMDKGEVRQVGSPTEIYEFPNSRFVAGFIGSINTFDATVTARDDGHLHLSLPALGVNVTARDVPHVTPGQTVTLAIRPEKIRISRDTPDGPNALRGSVRDLAYFGKDSLYRIALPSGTLVQAHAVNARRGDEGTRVADWDDAVWLSFDPAAAIVLAE
- a CDS encoding ABC transporter permease — protein: MADRAPQTKYMDRRGWSDIIIGAPYVWLVLFFLLPFLIVVGMSVATKTPTAPPFSFGGDYPLINLQAYQRILTDDLYLRAFLTSLANAAVAMVLCLLLGYPMALALTRMSRGWRNVMLMLVILPFWTSFLLRVYAWMGLMGRNSWFNQMLTDWWNFIVPVDWAVRSIPMMNSNFAVVLVMVYTYLPFMILPLYASLERLDTTLDEAAMDLGSTPAQVFRDVTLPQSIPGIVAGGMLVFIPAAGELVIPTLVGNASDPMIGRIISDEFATARDWPMASAVAVALLVLMVIPTMIYTHYQGRAEGSK
- a CDS encoding ABC transporter permease subunit; the protein is MKRSPVFLITVLCFGFAFLYIPILSMIVYSFNASRLATVWGGFSTKWYVSLLSNKQVMDALILSLKIAVISATFATILGTMAGIALARFRKFKGRVIFSGLVTAPLIMPEVITGISSLIFFILLAEWIGWPGQRGFTTITLAHITFSMVFVTTIVQARMIQADRAIEEAAMDLGSRPWQVLFDVTLPVISPAILSGWLLAFTISLDDVVITTFTTGPGATTLPLLIWSKVKLGVTPDINALATLMVVTVGLGVIIAGIVLNRAEARRLADERMAYRSND
- a CDS encoding dimethylsulfonioproprionate lyase family protein; the protein is MTDPLSLLHAPLGVPGSGRVRYGAAMAMYRDGHLTEPQLEVYREASAHDGRDPAPILAERGLPPVPQVAASTPIRTLYDAARDYLLSLAHPGAADVRLGLPTDPGTETAPTPLPNPVVEAWLDPALAALSATHPLLALSIRRAKPHLHWVTYDAYPRALIGDAFPTGHAFAALRGEDAPFAAQDFELGLFLIAPGTLYRDHHHPAPELYAPLTGPHDWRFSPGTALHPKPAHDPVWNPPHRPHLTRTGTIPFLAFYVWTQDVNLPAEVIPADDWPALEAAAHA
- a CDS encoding amidohydrolase — its product is MPDLLIHNARIRTMDAANPTADWILIRDGRIAALGHGTPPAAGERMDAQGRLMLPAFQDPHIHLLSGGTDLATSAMLYDATTEDDLLATLKAHSTAHPDLPVVLGSGWQPGLFGDHNLTATLLDSVLPDRPAVIYDSSFHNACLNSTALQMAGITDDTPDPPNGHILRDSKGRATGMLHEEVIPWAVARLPQLTDAHLRQGLLAGMAHANRHGITGVLDPRVTETEDRIYAAALAAGDLTLRICGAALVTEADTPDSATTRLSALRATRPGPDYHIHSAKFFMDGVFENRTAACLAPYADGPGGNAPCMFGAAETDALFTALDAARFAIHVHVIGDAATRRALDGLSAARAANGSWPAHHQLTHLQLVHPEDAARLPGLATANIQPLWARYDPVIPDIALDMIGAARLEQTYAFRTLLDHGADWCLSSDWPVSTLNPFEIMETALTRQARRADGPKPPFLPEQALTIHEAVLGYTAHAARACWRDGFTGILRAGFSADLILLDRDIFACPADEVSDTTVLLTLFKGRPVWQSPTL